From Algoriphagus sp. NG3, the proteins below share one genomic window:
- a CDS encoding reverse transcriptase/maturase family protein, with protein MIDNSLWLKKRGYYHLTPKLDVIGKQKEYLSKITNPNFVSKHGFFPLLHAVITERRYKKCMPDGRRSHVDSVKGPTAKKRPLHFATHIDSLIFGYYAQKLQIQYENVLQDDTYLSEAITAYRKIYNAEDPDRGKSTIHFAHEVFSEIKKQALLKGSCAVLKFDLEKFFSSIDHQYLKIAWAKIIGRESLPLDHYKVFRAATNFSYILKDDLRKSKKRFGSRSGFDERKLSQIRKHGIESYFGSHEEFRNAVKEGEVKIFKNPFRSKDRKKRIGIPQGLPISSVLANLYLLEFDQNVIQEVVKGLGGFYRRYSDDIIIVTDCQYESRVEELVMSLISKYFIKISEDKTEVFHFSRKENGLLKGSLKTKGGGFSDDYPLNYLGFDFYGDRTLIAAKNLSKFYRRMKVSIKRKTKFSAKLEPDQVGKKTGVFFRQLYRIYSNSDLDRYHVRTRRISLTKNRFGEYVYKSKVIPKPMKGNYFSYVKRAARVMGEPAIANQLRNHRRIFNSTLKNRMLTS; from the coding sequence ATGATAGACAATTCCCTATGGCTTAAAAAACGTGGATATTACCACCTCACTCCCAAATTGGATGTTATTGGGAAGCAGAAGGAATATTTATCAAAAATCACAAATCCTAACTTTGTGAGTAAACATGGTTTTTTCCCACTATTGCATGCTGTTATCACAGAAAGACGGTATAAGAAATGTATGCCAGATGGGCGAAGGTCGCATGTAGATTCTGTTAAAGGCCCAACTGCAAAGAAAAGACCTCTACATTTTGCAACCCACATAGACAGTTTGATTTTTGGCTATTATGCCCAGAAACTTCAGATTCAGTATGAAAATGTTTTGCAAGATGATACATACCTTTCTGAAGCTATTACTGCATATCGAAAAATCTATAATGCCGAGGATCCAGATAGAGGAAAAAGTACGATTCATTTTGCGCATGAAGTATTTTCGGAAATTAAGAAGCAGGCTCTTTTAAAAGGATCCTGTGCGGTTTTAAAATTTGACCTAGAGAAATTCTTTAGCTCTATTGACCATCAATACCTAAAAATTGCATGGGCAAAAATTATAGGAAGGGAATCATTACCATTAGACCATTACAAAGTTTTCCGAGCGGCAACAAACTTTTCCTATATTTTAAAGGATGACCTTCGAAAGAGCAAAAAAAGATTTGGCAGCAGAAGTGGGTTTGATGAAAGAAAGTTAAGCCAAATTCGAAAGCATGGGATTGAAAGCTATTTTGGATCACATGAAGAATTCAGAAATGCGGTGAAAGAAGGGGAAGTGAAAATTTTTAAAAATCCCTTTCGGTCCAAGGATAGGAAAAAAAGGATTGGGATACCACAAGGTCTTCCTATTTCCTCAGTTCTAGCTAATCTTTATTTGTTAGAATTTGACCAAAATGTGATCCAAGAGGTAGTTAAGGGATTAGGAGGATTTTATCGCAGGTATTCAGATGACATAATAATAGTAACGGACTGTCAATATGAATCAAGGGTTGAAGAGCTTGTAATGAGTTTAATTTCAAAATATTTCATTAAAATAAGCGAGGATAAAACAGAAGTGTTTCATTTTTCCAGAAAGGAGAATGGTTTGTTGAAAGGGTCGCTTAAAACTAAAGGAGGTGGTTTCTCAGATGATTATCCACTGAATTATTTAGGATTTGACTTTTATGGGGATAGGACTTTAATAGCGGCAAAGAACCTTTCTAAATTTTATAGAAGAATGAAGGTCTCAATAAAAAGAAAGACAAAATTTTCTGCCAAATTGGAACCAGATCAAGTAGGAAAAAAAACAGGCGTATTTTTTAGACAACTGTACCGAATATATTCCAATTCCGATCTGGACCGATATCACGTCAGAACAAGAAGAATTTCTCTTACAAAAAACAGATTTGGCGAATACGTTTATAAATCCAAAGTAATACCCAAACCCATGAAAGGTAACTATTTCTCATACGTTAAAAGAGCAGCAAGGGTTATGGGTGAACCTGCAATTGCTAATCAATTAAGAAATCATCGAAGGATTTTTAATTCCACTTTAAAAAATAGAATGCTGACTTCATGA
- a CDS encoding ImmA/IrrE family metallo-endopeptidase: MKNIDVDKLLQEIFNDGDEFDVKERFEEKLGEYGISKTKALKLLNIDKDVFDEILEGTAKQPNLIHVVKVAEFLDIDVHEFVKMILKNQNPENIASIDRARKLKFLMKNFDVKALTKRGFFDGDDDIDEMVVKALTYFGYNSIKEFENQLVEPLYSRSVRQFSDKMKDFWVRSAYQTFKLINNPNPYDRERLKDTIVNMKPYSQDVTNGLHTVCKALYNIGVTVIFQDYLETTHVRGATFIINNKPCIVITDYLKKYPTLWFTLMHELHHVLFDYDTVASNRYHLSDDKDLFLIEEKANGFARDFFMPIESFQYIKSFINSPYVVDKFAKEQEMHPSLVYSFFTWYQKEMYGKNFYGAFKEFYPNCKTAVSKLNPVSWNEDNIKEVSEKIKAVFEIN; encoded by the coding sequence ATGAAAAATATAGACGTTGATAAGCTTCTGCAGGAAATCTTTAATGACGGTGACGAATTCGACGTTAAGGAACGGTTCGAGGAGAAGCTTGGGGAATATGGCATCAGCAAGACCAAGGCGCTAAAGCTCCTCAATATTGATAAAGACGTTTTTGATGAGATTCTTGAAGGTACTGCAAAGCAGCCCAACCTAATCCATGTGGTCAAAGTCGCCGAATTCCTGGACATCGATGTTCATGAGTTTGTCAAAATGATTCTGAAAAACCAGAATCCTGAAAATATCGCTTCTATCGACCGCGCCAGAAAGCTCAAGTTCCTGATGAAGAACTTTGATGTCAAAGCATTGACGAAAAGAGGCTTTTTTGATGGGGACGATGATATAGATGAAATGGTCGTCAAGGCTTTGACTTATTTTGGTTATAATTCTATCAAAGAATTTGAAAATCAACTGGTTGAGCCACTGTACAGCAGGTCTGTCAGGCAGTTTTCAGATAAGATGAAAGACTTTTGGGTTCGTTCGGCCTACCAGACTTTCAAGCTGATCAACAATCCAAATCCCTATGACCGAGAGCGTCTGAAGGATACCATTGTGAATATGAAGCCCTATTCTCAGGATGTAACCAATGGCCTTCATACTGTTTGCAAAGCCCTATATAATATAGGAGTCACCGTGATCTTTCAAGATTACCTCGAGACTACCCATGTCCGTGGTGCCACGTTCATTATCAATAATAAGCCATGCATCGTAATCACCGATTACTTGAAGAAATACCCTACACTGTGGTTTACCCTTATGCATGAACTCCACCATGTGCTGTTTGATTACGATACGGTGGCTTCCAACCGCTACCATTTGTCAGATGATAAAGATTTATTCCTGATAGAGGAGAAGGCAAATGGTTTTGCTAGGGATTTTTTCATGCCAATAGAAAGCTTTCAGTACATCAAAAGCTTCATCAATAGCCCCTATGTAGTGGACAAATTTGCCAAGGAACAGGAAATGCATCCATCTCTGGTTTACTCCTTTTTCACGTGGTACCAGAAGGAGATGTATGGAAAGAATTTTTATGGGGCATTCAAGGAGTTCTATCCGAATTGCAAAACTGCCGTCAGCAAACTCAATCCCGTGTCCTGGAATGAGGATAATATCAAAGAGGTAAGCGAAAAGATTAAAGCAGTGTTTGAGATTAACTAA